The nucleotide window TGACCAGGTCGCCACCGATTTCCGCCTCTATGTGCGCGACTATATCGACACCCTGGTCGGCCAGGTCAAAGCCCTGCAACTGGCGCTTGTGACCCGCGCCGAGGACGAGGCGGAGACCATTCTGCCCGGCTTCACCCATCTGCAGAACGCCCAGCCGGTGACCTTAGGGCACCATCTGCTCGCCTATGTCGAAATGCTTGGCCGCGATGCCGGTCGCCTGACTGATGCCCGCGCCCGCCTCAACGAAAGCCCGCTTGGCTCGGCCGCGCTGGCCGGCACGCCCTATCCAATCGACCGGGACATGACGGCACAGGCCATGGGTTTTGACCGTCCGACGGCCAACTCGCTCGACGCCGTCTCGGACCGGGACTTCATTCTCGAGACCCTGGCAGCGGCTTCGATCTGCGCCATGCATTTGAGCCGCTTTGCCGAGGAAATGGTGATCTGGTCCTCGGCCCAGTTCGGCTTCATCAAGCTCTCCGACAAGTTCACCACCGGCTCCTCGATCATGCCGCAAAAGCGCAATCCGGATGCTGCCGAACTGGTGCGCGCCAAGATCGGCCGCATTCTGGGGGCGCTCAATTCCCTTCTGGTGGTCATGAAGGGCCTGCCGCTGGCCTATTCCAAGGACATGCAGGAAGACAAGGAAGTCGCCTTCGACGCGCTCGACGCCCTGTCCCTGTCGCTGGCCGCCATGACCGGCATGGTCAGCGACATGCAGCCCAATCGCGAAAAAATGCACGCCTCGGCCTCGGCAGGCTTTTCGACGGCCACCGACGTCGCCGACTGGCTGGTACGCGAATTGAACATTCCCTTCCGTGACGCCCACCACATTACCGGGCAGATCGTTTCCATGGCCGAGCAGAAAAATTGCGGCCTCGAAGGTCTCACCATCGAAGATTTCAAGCTCATCGATCACCGCATCGATAGCCGCATCCACAAAGTGCTCACCGTCGAAGCCTCGGTCGCCGCCCGCGCCTCCTATGGCGGCACCGCGCCTGCCAATGTGCTGGCCCAGGCCGCCCGCTGGAAAACCGCGCTGACTGGTGAACATCACGAACCGCGCCCGCTCAAGGCGAAGAAACATGGCAGCCATGGCGACGGCGGTATTGCATAATTTGGCCGGCGCAATAGCCTTGCCGCGCAAGGATTGATTTGGACTGCGTCAATGGCCACGACACCGCGACAGATGCGCCTCACCGCCCGTCATGTCGCCTATCTCCAGCCGGCCGAAACCGTTGAGGCCCTGCCCCCACCGCCACCGGGGCTGCGCGAGGCCACGGCCGAAGACCATGCGGCGACCATTGCCCAGCTCTTCGAGGGTCCCGACCATCACGACGAAACCTGGGTCTTTGCCTATGGTTCGTTGATCTGGAAACCGGCCTGCGACTATGTCGAAATGCGCACCGGCCTGCTGCATGGCTGGCACCGGGCCTTTTGTCTGGGGTGGAACACCCGCTTCCGCGGCAGCGAGACCAATCCCGGCCTCATGCTGGCTCTCGATCGGGGCGGGGCCTGCAAGGGCGCCCTCTATCGTCTTCCGCCCGACCGGCGCGACGAATGCCTCACCAAGCTCTTCGAGCGTGAAATGGGCTGGCTGCCCACCGCCTTCCCGCCCCGCTGGGTCAAGGTACGATCTGGCGAACGGACGGTGCGGGCGCTGACCTTCTGTATCGACCGTTTTTCCGGCCGCTATGTTGCCGGGCTCAACGAGGCCGAAATCGCCGATGTGCTGGCCCGCGCCACCGGCACGCGCGGCTCCATGGCCGAATATCTCCACGCCACGGTCGACCATCTCGAGCAGATGGGCATCCACGACCCCCATCTCTGGCGATTGCAGCACCTGGTCGCCGAACGGATCGAGGCCGCTTATGAGGCGGATCGATAAGTCTGGCTTTCGTTTTCGCCCCACCTGCTCTAGAGGTGCCTGAAACGAAGGACAGCGCGACCTATCCCCGTCACCTCGGGTGACGGCATCATGGCCGTATCGACCCAGCGGGGCTTATTGTGGTGCATCACTTTCAACACCGGGACGGCGTGCTTTTTGCCGAGGACGTCAATCTCAACGATCTGGCGCGCGAGGTCGGCACACCCTTTTATGTCTATTCCAGCGCGACCCTGCGCCGCCATGTCCGCGTCGTGCGTGAAGCCTTTGATGGCATCCCGACCCTGATCGCCTATGCCATGAAGGCCAACTCCAACCAGGCCGTGCTCAAGCTGATGGCGTCCGAAGGTTGCGGCGCCGATGTGGTCTCGCTTGGCGAGCTGGAGCGCGCTCTGGCCGCCGGCATTGCTGCGGAAAAGATCGTTTTTTCCGGCGTGGCCAAGACCGTCGCGGAAATGCGGCGGGGTCTCGAAGCCGGCATCAAATGCTTCAATGTCGAAAGCGAGCCCGAACTGGAGCGCCTCTCCATGGTCGCGGCCGATATAGGCCTGACCGCCAAGGTTTCGGTACGCATCAATCCCGATGTCGATGCCCGCACCCACGCCAAGATCTCGACCGGCAAGAGTGAGAACAAGTTCGGCATTTCCTATAAGCGCGCCCGCGAGGTCTATCGCCGCATTGCCGAACTGCCCAATCTCAAGGCGGTGGGTGTCGACATGCATATCGGCTCCCAGATCACCGATCTCGAGCCCTTCGGCAATGCCTTTGGCCTGATGGCCGAACTGGTCACATCGCTGAGGGCCGACGGGCACGTCATCGAACATATCGATGTCGGGGGCGGGCTTGGCATCCCCTATAATCACGACCAGGAGGCGCCCCCGCATCCCGAAGCCTATGCTGCGGTCGTGCGCGACAAGGTCGGGCAATTGGGCTGCTCGCTGGTGATTGAACCGGGCCGCCTCTTGGTGGGCAATGCCGGTATTCTCGTCACCAAGGTCGAATATGTGAAAAAGGGCGAGGCCGATTTCATCATTGTCGATGCGGCAATGAACGATCTCATCCGCCCCACCCTTTACGAGGCCCACCACGATATCGAGCTGGTCAACCAATCCAACCTGCCGCCCATCACCGGCGACATTGTCGGCCCGGTCTGTGAAACCGGCGATTATCTGGCCAAGGGACGCACTATTCCCGGCGTCAAGGAAGGCGACCTACTTGCGGTAATCAGCGCCGGGGCCTATGGCGCCGTAATGGCCTCGACCTACAATTCGCGGCCCCTGATCCCCGAAGTGCTGGTTGATGGCAGCCGCTGGCACGTCATCCGCCCGCGCAAATCGCTCGACGACCTGATCGCCCTCGATAGCGTGCCCGACTGGGTGTGAGGCTGCGCCGCCGCCCCCTCATTCCTCTCCCAAATGAGGAGAGGACCGCCCTATTACAGCGATTGCCGCGCCAGTGACACCACCTCTACCGGCCTTCCGGCCAGTGCATCATCCACCTTGGCCAGCAGGTCTGCCAGGGTAAAGGGCTTGGCGATGACATCGTAGATCAGCGCATCCAGCCCATGGGCGCGCTCGCGCTGGTCGGCAAAGCCGGTCATGAGCAGGATCGTCACGTCCGGATAAGACGCCCCGACATGCAGGGCCAGCGCTATGCCATCCATCACCGGCATCTTGATGTCGGAGAGCATGAGGTCAAAACGCCCGCCTTCGGCATCGATGGTTTCGGCGGCGAGGCCCCCATCCTCCTCCGCCACCACCTCATATCCCTTCATCGTCAAAGCGCTGACGACAAAGGCACGGACGGACGGATCGTCTTCGGCAACCAGGACGCGGGCCATAGGCGCTCTCCTAAACTTCAATCGGGGCCGGCGATCACCGCCATGCCCCCGGCAAAACGTGAAAATATAAGATGGTGCGGATCGTTCCCTTATCCATAGGCCGGCGATCCCTAATGAGAGTTTGAAACCGGCGGCGGCGCCTGGTCCGAAGCTGGGAGCGTTTCGTGAGGCGCTGAAACATCCGCTTCAGGGGCGGGCGGCTCCGGGGCCGCAGCACCGCGCTCTGGAGCCGCGCCGCGACCGGCAAAACTCAGCCTGACCCGAACCGCTTCGCTGGGCGGCAATGACAGCCTGGTGTCGAATGTGGCGCGTTCGCCCGCCATCATGTCCCGCACCCGCGGCGCCACGCTCCACTCGTAAACGGCATGGCCGGTTTCGTCGAGCAGGCTGACCACCACTGGCGGCACCGCAACCGGCGTGCGGGATCGGCCAACGATCTGCGCCGAAACGGTCAGCACATCATTGCCACCCGACAGGGTCTTGAGCGTTTCAAGATCGACAAAGTCCAGCCCGACCACATTCACCCCGAGCCCGACCGCCTCATAAAGTCCGGCCAGGTCCGGATAGCGCTCCACAATCGGTACGCGCCAGAAATAGGCGCCACCCAATAGGCCAGCGAGCATCAAAACGCTTCCGATACGGGCCGCGCGACGCAGGCGGGCCAGAGGCAGACGCGAAACCATGGCATGTTGCCGGCGCGAAAACGCCGCCTGCCGCTGCTGCAGCGCCGCCGCATCCAGGCCCGGCAAGGGCGAGGACACCTTGGGCGGGATGGCCGCATTCCGGCCTTTACTGGCGGCCACGGCGCTCTCCTCGCTCTTCATGACCTCGTCCAGAGCGTCCTCGGCCATGGCATCAAAAAGCTTGTCATCTGCCGTCGGGGCCTCACTTCCGGCCTCTTCGAGCGGCGGCGTTGCCTTGCCATCCTGGGTCCAGGCCTGATGACAATGCGCGCATTGCACCTTGCGACCGGCAGAGCCAATGGCCTCATAGGTCACCTGATACTTGGTGTGGCAATGCGGGCAGGTGATGATCATCGGAGGGCGTGCGAACTCCCGGAACGGTCCCAGACCCTATCCTCTGCGGGGTTAAGACTCCTCAAACTCCCCAGCGATCAAAATTGTGCCGCTTTCCCCCGGCCAATGACCCCTCCATGCCGCAAGCGCGGGTTCGCGCTGCTATGATGGCGCAAAGCTGATTCGCTTTGTGCCGCCGTTTTGATCCGATGAGCTGGGAGCGCCCGTTCTTGATCGAGTTTTCCGATGTGGGCCTGCGCTATGGCAATGGCCCCGAAATACTCAAAGACCTGACCTTTTCGATCGAACCGGGCTCGTTTCATTTCCTGACCGGCCCCTCGGGCGCCGGCAAGACCAGCCTTTTGCGTCTGCTCCTGCTCTCCAACAAGCCCAGCCGGGGCAAGGTGACCATGTTCGGCGAGGATGTGGGCAATCTCGACCAGGACAGTCTTTTGCAGATGCGCCGGCATATCGGCATCGTGTTCCAGGAATTCCGGCTGCTCGATCATCTGACCACGTTCGAAAATGTCGCCCTGCCCCTGCGCGTGCTCGGCCAGCCCGAGAGCGAATATCGCCCCAATGTCATCGAACTGCTCGAATGGGTGGGGCTGGGTGAACGCATGCATGCCCTGCCCACTCTGCTCTCGGGTGGCGAAAAACAGCGCGCCGCCATTGCCCGCGCCGTTATCGCCCGGCCCAAAGTGCTACTGGCCGATGAGCCCACCGGCAATGTCGATCCTGATCTCTCGAGCCGCCTCGTGCATCTGTTCGCCGAGCTCAACCGGACCCTGGGAACCACCATCATCCTGGCCACCCATGAATTGCCGCTGCTCGACCGCTTCCCCTATCCGCGCATGGTGCTGAACAAGGGGGAGTTGACCATTCATGATTAGGCAATGGATCGCTCTTTTGCCGCGCCGTGGCGGCGCCGCGCCCATCGTGCCCGAAAAGAGCGTTGCCGGCCGCACCCTGCTGCTGCTCGTGACCATCATGGCCTTTCTCTCGGCCGTAACGCTTGGGGGCGTCGTGCTGGTGCAGAAATCGGCCATTGCCTGGTCAGCCGATGTGGGACGGGAACTCACCATCCAGATCCGCCCGGCCGAAGGCGAGGTGATGGAGTCCAATCTGCGAACCGCCGTGTCGCTGGCCCAATCCACGCCCGGCGTCGCCAATGCGCGAGCCCTGACCATCGAGGAAAGCCAGGCCCTGCTCGAACCCTGGCTCGGGGCCGGCCTTGATCTTTCCGCCATCGCCATTCCGCGGCTGGTCGTCGTCCAGCTATCCGACCCGGCTGAGGCCGATATCGAGCAATTGCAG belongs to Devosia sp. XK-2 and includes:
- a CDS encoding gamma-glutamylcyclotransferase, giving the protein MATTPRQMRLTARHVAYLQPAETVEALPPPPPGLREATAEDHAATIAQLFEGPDHHDETWVFAYGSLIWKPACDYVEMRTGLLHGWHRAFCLGWNTRFRGSETNPGLMLALDRGGACKGALYRLPPDRRDECLTKLFEREMGWLPTAFPPRWVKVRSGERTVRALTFCIDRFSGRYVAGLNEAEIADVLARATGTRGSMAEYLHATVDHLEQMGIHDPHLWRLQHLVAERIEAAYEADR
- the argH gene encoding argininosuccinate lyase, coding for MSNKMWGGRFAEAPDAIMEEINASIGFDQRLYRQDIAGSKAHATMLAATGILTQSDRDAILSGLDEVLGEIESGNFKFSRALEDIHMNVESRLREKIGDAAGRLHTARSRNDQVATDFRLYVRDYIDTLVGQVKALQLALVTRAEDEAETILPGFTHLQNAQPVTLGHHLLAYVEMLGRDAGRLTDARARLNESPLGSAALAGTPYPIDRDMTAQAMGFDRPTANSLDAVSDRDFILETLAAASICAMHLSRFAEEMVIWSSAQFGFIKLSDKFTTGSSIMPQKRNPDAAELVRAKIGRILGALNSLLVVMKGLPLAYSKDMQEDKEVAFDALDALSLSLAAMTGMVSDMQPNREKMHASASAGFSTATDVADWLVRELNIPFRDAHHITGQIVSMAEQKNCGLEGLTIEDFKLIDHRIDSRIHKVLTVEASVAARASYGGTAPANVLAQAARWKTALTGEHHEPRPLKAKKHGSHGDGGIA
- the lysA gene encoding diaminopimelate decarboxylase, with protein sequence MHHFQHRDGVLFAEDVNLNDLAREVGTPFYVYSSATLRRHVRVVREAFDGIPTLIAYAMKANSNQAVLKLMASEGCGADVVSLGELERALAAGIAAEKIVFSGVAKTVAEMRRGLEAGIKCFNVESEPELERLSMVAADIGLTAKVSVRINPDVDARTHAKISTGKSENKFGISYKRAREVYRRIAELPNLKAVGVDMHIGSQITDLEPFGNAFGLMAELVTSLRADGHVIEHIDVGGGLGIPYNHDQEAPPHPEAYAAVVRDKVGQLGCSLVIEPGRLLVGNAGILVTKVEYVKKGEADFIIVDAAMNDLIRPTLYEAHHDIELVNQSNLPPITGDIVGPVCETGDYLAKGRTIPGVKEGDLLAVISAGAYGAVMASTYNSRPLIPEVLVDGSRWHVIRPRKSLDDLIALDSVPDWV
- the ftsE gene encoding cell division ATP-binding protein FtsE, with amino-acid sequence MIEFSDVGLRYGNGPEILKDLTFSIEPGSFHFLTGPSGAGKTSLLRLLLLSNKPSRGKVTMFGEDVGNLDQDSLLQMRRHIGIVFQEFRLLDHLTTFENVALPLRVLGQPESEYRPNVIELLEWVGLGERMHALPTLLSGGEKQRAAIARAVIARPKVLLADEPTGNVDPDLSSRLVHLFAELNRTLGTTIILATHELPLLDRFPYPRMVLNKGELTIHD
- a CDS encoding DUF3426 domain-containing protein, whose product is MIITCPHCHTKYQVTYEAIGSAGRKVQCAHCHQAWTQDGKATPPLEEAGSEAPTADDKLFDAMAEDALDEVMKSEESAVAASKGRNAAIPPKVSSPLPGLDAAALQQRQAAFSRRQHAMVSRLPLARLRRAARIGSVLMLAGLLGGAYFWRVPIVERYPDLAGLYEAVGLGVNVVGLDFVDLETLKTLSGGNDVLTVSAQIVGRSRTPVAVPPVVVSLLDETGHAVYEWSVAPRVRDMMAGERATFDTRLSLPPSEAVRVRLSFAGRGAAPERGAAAPEPPAPEADVSAPHETLPASDQAPPPVSNSH
- a CDS encoding response regulator, giving the protein MARVLVAEDDPSVRAFVVSALTMKGYEVVAEEDGGLAAETIDAEGGRFDLMLSDIKMPVMDGIALALHVGASYPDVTILLMTGFADQRERAHGLDALIYDVIAKPFTLADLLAKVDDALAGRPVEVVSLARQSL